The genomic interval ATTTGTTCTATCAAAATTTTACAGCCTGCTTTGTCATAATAAGTACAGGTCATTTTGTCCATACAAACCGACCATTTTTCAATACCTGACTTTGCACAGTCGCTACAGAAAGTTAGATAGTCCGTTTTGCCTTGTTGATGTGCCAAGATGTCTGTTTTAAACTGTTCAACGTTTGAAACTTGGGGAATTGTTAAAGTTTCATACCTGGCAACTGACGAAGTTTTATAATCATTCGCACCATAATAGTCGGTATGACCGTCAGTCACAAAAGTTTCATAAAAGGTAACGCCCAATTTTTTGATGTCCTGAATGTATGCAGGAAAATCTGCACCTGATTTCACTTTACTGTGAACCGCTTTAATTTGTTCTACTGTAAACATTTTTTCTTTGCTTTAATTGTTAAACGATTATTTAAATTACGAGCAACCATAATGCGTTGGGCTGTCAAAATGATTGTTGATTTAGAAGTCCCTTTTTCATTGCCTTTATAATAAGATTGCAATGCAAAGGTGCAACTGCTAAAATGCCCGTAATTGTAAAAAATCGTTTTTTACAAAAGGCGTTTGAAATTTTCGGGTGTGTCGCCTGTGAAATGTTTAAAGTCTTTTATGAAATGAGCCTGGTCGAAGAAATTGTTTTCGTAGCAGATTTTGGTCAACGTTTTGGTTTCGTTTAGATTGTCAAGAAC from Dyadobacter sp. NIV53 carries:
- a CDS encoding DUF1398 domain-containing protein → MFTVEQIKAVHSKVKSGADFPAYIQDIKKLGVTFYETFVTDGHTDYYGANDYKTSSVARYETLTIPQVSNVEQFKTDILAHQQGKTDYLTFCSDCAKSGIEKWSVCMDKMTCTYYDKAGCKILIEQIPQ